GAACGGGCTGGGCGCGGGCTCTGACCATTCCGTAACAGCCCTCCGCTGTCTCGAATGATCTTCCGGGCCAGTCTCCGGGCTCATAAGCGGCTTGAGGGCCTAAACCGCGCACCTTCCCATGCGAAACGCACAGTGGCAAAAACGCGGTTCTTTACTTATCTACCGTTGCGGGGGCAGCGTCGGCATGGGCAAAACGAAATTTGCCGCACCGACTTCCTGTTTAAGTTTGGCCGAGATTTCGGTACCAACACCTGAAAGAAGGTCGGGGATTGTAGTGGATCGAGAAGGGTCAGGCAAGGCAAGCCGCCTGCCAAGTTCTATCCGAACCAACGATAGGCCGAAATTAACGCGGTGCGGCGGCTTGGGTTAGACTGGTTCAATTTATCGCAGCAGGTAGGAGACCGGACATGCAAGTCGTTACCGCTACCGAGGCCGACATTCCGGCCCTGTGCCGCCTGTTGGCGCAATTGTTCGAACAGGAAGCCGAATTTGTCGCGGACGAAACCGCGCAACGCCGCGGCTTGAGCCGAATCATCGCCGATCCGCAATTGGGCCGGATTTTCGTGGCGCGCCGCGACGGCGAAATTCTGGGCATGGCCAATCTGCTGTTCAGCGTATCGACGGCGCTGGGTGCGCCGGTGGCCTGGCTGGAGGATATGGTGGTGGATTCCGGCTTTCGCGGTGAGGCGGTCGGCTCGGCATTGTTGCAGCATGCGGTCGAGTTCGCCCAACAACGGGGCTGCCGGCGGATCACGCTGCTAACCGATGCCGACAACAGCGCCGGGCAACGTTTTTACCGGCGCCACGGCTTCGAGTTGTCGCCGATGCGGCCGATGCGGCGGCTGTTGCCGTAAGGCCGCGCCGCATCGGCTAAGGCAAGATCAAGCGGTCAGTTTCAGATACTTGCGGTACAACGAGTCCTTGTCTTCGGCATGGTCCGGATCCTTGTCGATGCAGTCCACCGGACAGACTTCCATGCATTGCGGCTTGTCGTGGTGGCCGACGCATTCGGTGCATAAGGACGGGTTGATCACATAAATCTCGTCGCCCTGGGAAATCGCGCCGTTCGGGCATTCCGGCTCGCAGACATCGCAGTTGATACAGTCGTCGCTGATGATAAGCGCCATAATTACTCCTCGGAAAATTTTTCGGTTAAACGTTGTTTGACCAGGTCGGGCACGAAACTGGAAACATCGCCGTGCAATTGGGCGATTTCGCGAATCATGCTCGACGAGATGAATTCGTATTGTTCGGCCGGGGTCAGAAACACGGTCTCGATGTCCGGACACAAACGCCGGTTCATACCGGCCAATTGAAATTCGTATTCGAAATCCGATACCGCGCGCAAGCCGCGGATGATGACGCTGGCCAGGTGTTGGCGAGCGCAATCCACCAACAGCGTGTCGAAACCGATCACGCTGACATTGCTGAATTCGGTGACCACATCGCGAATCAGCGCCACCCGCTCGTCCAACGAAAACAGCGGCTTTTTACCCCGGCTGACGGCAACTGCGACGATTACATGCGGATAAAGCCGGGAGGCGCGGTGAATCAAATCCAGATGCCCGTTGGTAATCGGATCGAAGGTACCGGGATAGATTGCGGTGATATTCATTGGCTTGGCAAACGGCAAAAGGGACTCATTCTAAACCATTCGCCGAATTAAAAGCAGCGGGCTGCCTTTGCAGTAGCCGATAACAGACTTCGCCGGCCACCTTTTCCTTCAATAAGCCCCAGTTTGCCGGCAAATCCGCCGTTTGCCAGTTTTTTTCGCTTTCCAGATAAATTTTTGCGTAATCCTTCAGCCAGCCTTGGCTTTCCAGCAAGCGGCAAGCGGACTCCAACAAACCTTGGCCGAACGGCGGGTCCAGGAATACCAGATCGAATGCCTGGGCCGGTCCGGCCAGATAGGCGGCGGCGTCTTGCTGCACCACCTGAATCTGGCCGGCCGCCAAGCGGGCGATATTCTCGCGCAAGCGTTTGCAATTGCCGGCGCTATCCTCGACCTGCACCACCAATTTGGCGCCGCGCGAAGCGGCTTCGAACCCTAACGCGCCGCTGCCGGCAAACAAATCCAGGCAGCGGCTGCCGTAAATATCGGCCTGCAACCAATTGAACAGCGTCTCCCGCACCCGCGACGGGGT
Above is a window of Methylomonas koyamae DNA encoding:
- a CDS encoding YfhL family 4Fe-4S dicluster ferredoxin yields the protein MALIISDDCINCDVCEPECPNGAISQGDEIYVINPSLCTECVGHHDKPQCMEVCPVDCIDKDPDHAEDKDSLYRKYLKLTA
- the rsmD gene encoding 16S rRNA (guanine(966)-N(2))-methyltransferase RsmD, which produces MANQIRIIGGEWRSRQIVFDDAPGLRPTPSRVRETLFNWLQADIYGSRCLDLFAGSGALGFEAASRGAKLVVQVEDSAGNCKRLRENIARLAAGQIQVVQQDAAAYLAGPAQAFDLVFLDPPFGQGLLESACRLLESQGWLKDYAKIYLESEKNWQTADLPANWGLLKEKVAGEVCYRLLQRQPAAFNSANGLE
- a CDS encoding GNAT family N-acetyltransferase; translated protein: MQVVTATEADIPALCRLLAQLFEQEAEFVADETAQRRGLSRIIADPQLGRIFVARRDGEILGMANLLFSVSTALGAPVAWLEDMVVDSGFRGEAVGSALLQHAVEFAQQRGCRRITLLTDADNSAGQRFYRRHGFELSPMRPMRRLLP
- the coaD gene encoding pantetheine-phosphate adenylyltransferase, whose product is MNITAIYPGTFDPITNGHLDLIHRASRLYPHVIVAVAVSRGKKPLFSLDERVALIRDVVTEFSNVSVIGFDTLLVDCARQHLASVIIRGLRAVSDFEYEFQLAGMNRRLCPDIETVFLTPAEQYEFISSSMIREIAQLHGDVSSFVPDLVKQRLTEKFSEE